The stretch of DNA ACCGCTTAGTTAGCAAGGTTACTAGATTTAGCCAACTTTTTAATGTAGTGAACTAACGCTGATGTGCCAACGACAATGACTGGCAAAGACTGATTAAATTCAAAACACTAGTTTTACGATGTTGCCTCTAACCTGATTATTGTTGTGATATCGATTATACGGGGCGTATTTCAGTTTACATCACAGTTTCAATTTTAAGAGCTGTGATTAAAAACGTTTTCCGTGGCCCGTAATCCTGGCCAAACAAACTGAATTACTTCCGTTTcaaactaaaagagaaaaattatgCATTGGTTAAGAAAGCATAGTAAAATCGTTTTACAAGATACGACAACCTTTTATTAACTCTATGAAAGACATCCCTCTTCACCAGATAGACCCTGCATGCGTGTAAATATTATGTAAATCAAATACACCAAGAATGGTCCCATAAATGCCCCTTAACTGTTGTATTGTCcactaaatgtttattttaatcttgCTTAGTATTGCCTGtcccttttttccccaatcTTTGTCACATAACATTGCATTACTCAGTAAACATCGAGTAGCCAcaacattttacagacagacGTGTATGTCTGTTATTATTAACAGAAAGTTTATCAgccactattttgataatcatttgaTCGGTGTCCAAGCAAATAGGCCAAAATTCCCTTATTCCAGTTCCTCAATTTAGAggattttctgctgttgtttgttttatgtgatagtaaactgaatgtctttgacttttacagtgttggttggacaaaagacATTTGGAGATTTCCCCTTGGGGTTTAAAAAATTTTGATGGccgtttttcactattttctgacattttacatagCAACCGTTTTAATCGAGAAAATATTCAAGatttaaaacaacagtgaacATATTTATAAGGTGTAGCCCTagatgttttacatattcaattttgaaaaattaaaagcattaaaagaaATTCCTGAtactatttttcatttcagaataaaCCTCCGTCCAAGAGATTATTAAAGTAAGTGAAGCCTCACTTTTAAGACATATTTTGAAGTGCTTTCATACTGAAATGATAtcctgcatgtttgttttctttttccgtATTTGTTATTTACAGAGAAGGCCAgacaaggaaaaagagagagagagcaaggggATGTTGACTTATCCCTCTGACTCGCTCCCTCAGATAGTTTTTCCAATGGATGAAGATGCTATTTCCCCAAACCCTTTCTGTAGTGCACCTCCCCACAGTGAACCTCCACcacctctcctccccctttcctccATCACTCCCAGGTATAGTTGTCCTGGCactttttggtttcttttgctGTTGGTGTATTTCCCCCTCCTTGCTTTTtggccctttttaaaaaaaaaaaaaaaaaaaaaaaatggacagattGGCTTAGAATTTGCAGACACTTGTGCGGAGTACACACTATCGAATTTTCCCAATATCGTATAACTTTCCACAATCAGTTTGGCCAATACACTACAGATATTgggaaaatgtatttcataGCAATAGCTTTAtttgtctccttttctcctttcaaTTTTTCTAATATACTGCTAAGCATGGTGCAGATTTAGATGTCTGCAAAACGCTGTGCTCTACAACCTAGGCTGGTAAATTGCAAAAGACTAAATTTTTTCAGCATGCATTCGCTGCACCACAAGAAATGTAGAAAgcctttaacttttttttttaacatggtcAAACAGTAGGTTGATCTTTGAAAGATTGCATGTAGACAGTGCCACCTCAGCTGAAGaaaagtttttgtaaatatttactgtGGCAGAATCTGCTTCTTTCAGTTGGCATAAAACTTTTGCAAGAAATGGACAGAAAGTTGGATAGTAATTATCAGCTCACAATTGGCTAGTAATGATCACATTTAAACAGATTGGGTtagcaccattttttttcctgatataTTGCCCCAGCATATGTCAGCCataactgcctttttttttcacaaaaaaaacaaaaaaatgccagATATTTGCTAAATTCTTTCTAAAATCTATGAAACATTCACAGTTTTGCAAAAGATGGAATATCTGGGCACAGAAGGAGTGGTCGCATTCAAGGGATCCGAGCGCAAACGTCTAAAAAGCAGAGCAACACATACAGCGGAGCAACTCGGAAACCATCCAGACAGATTCCGTCCCCCACCAAGAGACGAGAGATTGGAAGCATGGTAAaagtttaacttaaaaaatCTTATTTAGAATTTCTTTAGTGATGAATTGAGTCACTGCTCATACTGAACCCGTGCATCTCTCTGATTTATAGGTGCAAGTGTCACAGTCCAAGCTGTCGAGAGTTGAAAGCACACAAGTAcatgagaaacaaaacaaggtcAGTTTTATCTTTCTTTGCTCTAGATGTTTTCTCCCTCgaccctctctgtctctctgttggcCTCTCAATCTCCTTCTTAAAGTCTGTCTGCATGCCCTTGattgggtgtttttgttttaataaagctGTCAGTGTCTAATCTGTTTGTGCAGCAGTTCTGCTGTAGGCTGTGTAAGGCAACACTGGAGACCAGTACAGTGAACAGGGTGTGGGGGTTAATTGACTGATTTAATCCTCCTTCATGGTCTGCTGCATCTGACAAAGACAAGCAATCGAGTGTCTTAATGTGACCCACTAAGCCACAAAATGCATATATTACAGAATGCAGTGTATCTTCATTGTCTCCTCTTTCCTTGTTGGGTAAAATTGTAGAGGTGAACCTGTTCAAGTGTTTCTGAACCTACACTAAATAGTAATTAAAGTAAATTGGCTTTTATGAGTACCAACACATAAAAGCCAAATCCCTCATTCTTTGACCAAATTTTTGAGAGGGGGGGGTTTAATAGTCAAATTGGTGCAGTAAATTTCCATTTGAGCATTTGAGAGAATGCACATTCATATTAATCATGAatgttcactgttttttttgtttggttttttttccatttttttaaaagacgtTTGGAGGTGAACAGATAATGCTTCTTCACAAACAACACCATTTTAGTGTGTTCTTGTTGGTTAAGATGGTTGGATCAGCAGCTCAGATGGTATCAATACCTTTACCAAacatttcttaattttcttataacaactgtaaaatttttgtttttattttttcaggacggatttgatttcagttttgcagcagAGTGCCAAAATGAGTAAGTGTGTGACAGCTAATTTTTTTACAGCTTGTGTAGGCATGATAATCTGTTAGTTGATATGGaagtgttttactttaaatttatttatgtgtaaaaaatgttagcacagtctttttttttttttttcaagtgtgagcaaattttattgtaatattataTAAGGTctaaaaatttgtattttacaaCTTTGTATTAACAGTGAATAAGAAAACTATTTAAGGTGCAGTCATGACTAATTTCACTTTTCCGTTTTTACTGTAGGAAAACGGACCAGAAAAGCCCGCAGAAGAAATCAAACATCTCTGCTGCAGAAAATGTAGTTGAGCAGGTGGCTGACAATACCGGACAGAATCTTGATGGTACTAAATCTGACATGGATTCATGTGGGGGCATGGCTTTTGGACACACTGTTGAAAATGCATCTGCTCCAAAGGGATGGGTGATCGGGCCATTGATTCAGTCATTCAAGTCGAAGATGGCCAGTTTCACAGAGATTGTCATGAGTCCTGTTAAACTCTTCAGAGCTAATAGTCCTCCATTGTCCATGGAACATTCAGACAAACTCACTGAATGTGAGCTACAGGCTGATGAAACATCTTATGTTGAGCCAAGCAATATGTTTCAGCCAGTGGGACAAAGTGAGAATCGGAATCAGGAGGCTGAAGCTAATCAGCAGTGGCGTAGTGATATAGAAATTGCACAAAAAGGGAAAACCGGTGCTCTTAAATATTCTAAAAAATTAGCGTTTGATGTGGATTTGTCAACCCACAGCTCTGAACAGGGTGATGAATGTGCAATAACTCGTGAGGAAAAAAACTCACCGGATTCTGTGCCTTTGCAAGACAGTCCCTTACCCTGCATTGTCTCCAAACAAGTTTCAGAATCTGTTGGGTCAGTGATTAGGTCCTCTATACTTTTAGAACCCTCCATCAATTTAAGTGCCTCACGTGAATCCAAGTTGAAGATATCCAGTGCAATGGAGGAACAAGACAAGCAGCCTGTCTGGCTGAAACCACTGCCTAGAAAACGTACGGGAAATAGATGTGAATCAAAGGAAGTTATTTCTAAGCCTCTAACATCTGAAGTCATAAAGGAGGAGTCTGACCTAGAGGTCAGTGAGCAGCTTTCTCAGAAGAACTCAGTCAAATCAAACAAAGCTAACTCAACTAATACTGACCAAACTCAGTCATTATCATCTTCAGTCTGTTACACTCAACTTGAAACAAACTGTCTTCAGcctgatgataatgatgattatgatgTCAAGAAAATGGAAAGTTGCGGCTTGGTTAGACAAAGCCTCTGGAATAACGTAAATGATAGTGCTAATGGAAGGACACTAAAGCCCACTTTGGATGCTCAGCAGCTGGAAAATCACCTAAACCCTGATACTTCTTCAGCTGCAGGTCTCGGTAGATCAAAGAGGGGGCTGAAACTGTCCTGTCATTCCCAAGAACtggtgaagaggaaaaaactgaCAGGAGATATATGTTCAGAGGATACAAAAAGCCAACATTTGTTAAACGTGGCTTCAGATCTTGGCTTATTGAGAGGACTGAGACCACCAAGAAAGGAAGGTGTGTCGACAAACACCATTGTAGACAGGGAAGAAAGACTGAAGCCTCTTAGAAAAAGACAGGCTGTTTCAACAAGAGCAAATAcgaaaggaaaaggagaacagGAAATTCTTCCTACGATAAATGAAGCAGtgttaaacacacagactgaaagTTCACCTGATGCTATGTTGGTTTGCTCACTGGATAAAATCAGTGGTGTGTCAGAGAACAACCAAAagggcagctgcagcagcaagaCTAAGCCTAGTGGTTCATGTAAAAGACTTAAAACAAGAACAGGTCTTAGTAAACCAGATGTAAACATTGACAGTATGGATCTGGAAACCACCGTGGCAATCACTTCTACCAGACAAGCCCAGCAGGAGCCGTTATCAGAAATCCTTGTGCGTCCTGATagaaagcagctccacagcacaAGTAAGTGCAGGAATACAAACAAGAAACCACTAAAGCGAAAATTGCCAACCCAAGCGAGTTCAATGACAGACTCAGACAGCACTTTGGTTTCTTCCTCATCAGTACTTGTATTGGAGCCATTAGAACTCACACCCACAGATTTGAACACCTCTCCGCCTGTTCAAAGAGAGGAGAACTTGAAAACAGGACTGAACCAGCCGTCCAAAATATCCAAAAAGGGTTTAAGAGGTGCTGTTACATCTTCTCAGTCAGGTGGGACTCAAGAGACAAAGCAGTGTATCAGTAATCTTCATTTGATAACCAAAGAAAGCCAGTCTAAGGAAGGCAAAGGTAAAATCTCAACGGACCCtgtatattttgaaatgacacCTTTTGAAGGTAATCACCAGCCGGTTCTTTCACTCTCCCAATCTCATTTAGAGTGTTATGTGCAATTAAATAATGAAGTTAAGCAAGTCCTAGATGAGAAAGTAAAGAGTACTGTTCCTGTGGTGGTTGAGGTATTTCACACTGACACTGGAGCCAGTAATCACAGCAGCATCAGTGACTCTATGCTTAGGTCTAGTGCAAGAAGAGTTAACATTAAGCCAAGGAGAGCAGATAAACAAAGGAGAAGGTGCAGAGTTTTGCACAGTAGGTCACATAAAGGTGAAGAGATGACAAACTCGATCACTATGGAGGATGCAGATCTGGCTACAGTGGGTACTCGCTCATCAGAAAACGGCTTTTCAAGGCGCCTGTTACGCAGCTACTCGTGCCCAGAGatcccctccctctgtccccaTGACACACCCTGGACGACTTCTTTGCATTCACCACATCACAGCAGGACTCACACGTCACACCAGCACCAGTCTTCCCACACTCCCTTTGTCCCTAATGCGCACAAATCCCTCCGGCGGGCTCGTCGACACACAGTCTGCAGtgtggaggtggagagggagatTGCTCCTCTGTGTCTTCGTAAGGAGGTGTACCCATCCAGAAGATCTGCCCCGTATGACAGCTTCACCCAACACCTGTCTCCTTGTCTCGCACTTTCTCCAAGCACTTCCCTTTCGACTCTGGCGTCCTGTTTCCTGTCAAGCCCCCTGGCTTTCCTTTCCAAGAAAGTTGACAGCAGAGGAGCTGCTGCCAGCCCGAGCACTTCCACTCATGTTTCCTctcccacctcttcctcctttttgaCCTCCCCATCGAGCTCCTCCACATGGCACCTTCCAGGATTCCTCCAAAGAAGTGACTCTTCTCGTATTACCTCGGACACTAGTAGCAGGTAacgtgttttttaatttgtagagAAGATATTTCACGATGATGCCAATGATGCTCAAGCTTGTCATAGCTGTGCTCATATGAACTCTTGGTTTAATTACAGTGGGAATCCATTGGAGTGTGAGATTGAGAGAAGACaacagagtgaggaggaggatgatggtgAAGACACAAGCTCATCCAGTCAGGAGTATGAAGATGTTGGGTTGAGAGAGGAAAAGGCCCTGTCTGATTCTGAAATCAAGGTACACATTATTTCACATAAGTGTAATAACATCTTACACTAATGTTGTGCCAAACAGGCTGTGATTGTGTATCATCGTATAAAATTGTTGTATTAAACTGTTGTAATTACATCAAGAGATCATAATTATTTCTCAATAATATGTATTTATCACCTAAAACATCTATAGAACATCATAAAAcatataacacatttttttcactctgtcacTAAGAAAGCAAACCAAAATGGATTTGTACTGATCCAGCTAACTGTCAATAAACTTTCACTTTTGCAGGTTTGGCCTCAGGAATTTTTGCTCTGACAGTAGTTCCTGATAATCATTAACCCACCtcttaaagaaacaaaagtcTTGTATATAAATGTGCAGTTTGAAGACATGGCATTGGCATTAGTTTATGTTATGACATGTACATGTTAAACAAGTGATCTGGATTCACACTCAGTTActgattgtttttgttggaaCTTTATGGTTATTTTGGAAACCAAACTTTAAAGTGCTGTTGAATTGTTCTACGTCaaactgagaggtgtttctaacaTTTTGTCAACCCCATTTGTATTAATGTTGGTAGATGAAATATTGGTGATTATGATGACATGAAAGGAATCAAGTCTTAGTAATATTTGAAGTACCACTGGATGTTTAACCTGAGGCCTGCGTCTAGAGTTGGGACGGTGTTTCATTAGGGATTGCctcttttttaaacacattacattatGTGGTTGATGAACAACAGTTACAAAGGCTTCTGCAGGGTGAAAATTCACAATCATTCTCTAATCATCTTTCAGCCTCTTTAAAAGCTGAGCTATTCccagatggatggatgtttctatctcacatttttaatttttacacacACGCCTTTGCCCATTTTTCTATCAGTCACATTGTTAGAATA from Xiphias gladius isolate SHS-SW01 ecotype Sanya breed wild chromosome 3, ASM1685928v1, whole genome shotgun sequence encodes:
- the prr14 gene encoding uncharacterized protein prr14 isoform X1 codes for the protein MLTYPSDSLPQIVFPMDEDAISPNPFCSAPPHSEPPPPLLPLSSITPSFAKDGISGHRRSGRIQGIRAQTSKKQSNTYSGATRKPSRQIPSPTKRREIGSMVQVSQSKLSRVESTQVHEKQNKDGFDFSFAAECQNEKTDQKSPQKKSNISAAENVVEQVADNTGQNLDGTKSDMDSCGGMAFGHTVENASAPKGWVIGPLIQSFKSKMASFTEIVMSPVKLFRANSPPLSMEHSDKLTECELQADETSYVEPSNMFQPVGQSENRNQEAEANQQWRSDIEIAQKGKTGALKYSKKLAFDVDLSTHSSEQGDECAITREEKNSPDSVPLQDSPLPCIVSKQVSESVGSVIRSSILLEPSINLSASRESKLKISSAMEEQDKQPVWLKPLPRKRTGNRCESKEVISKPLTSEVIKEESDLEVSEQLSQKNSVKSNKANSTNTDQTQSLSSSVCYTQLETNCLQPDDNDDYDVKKMESCGLVRQSLWNNVNDSANGRTLKPTLDAQQLENHLNPDTSSAAGLGRSKRGLKLSCHSQELVKRKKLTGDICSEDTKSQHLLNVASDLGLLRGLRPPRKEGVSTNTIVDREERLKPLRKRQAVSTRANTKGKGEQEILPTINEAVLNTQTESSPDAMLVCSLDKISGVSENNQKGSCSSKTKPSGSCKRLKTRTGLSKPDVNIDSMDLETTVAITSTRQAQQEPLSEILVRPDRKQLHSTSKCRNTNKKPLKRKLPTQASSMTDSDSTLVSSSSVLVLEPLELTPTDLNTSPPVQREENLKTGLNQPSKISKKGLRGAVTSSQSGGTQETKQCISNLHLITKESQSKEGKGKISTDPVYFEMTPFEGNHQPVLSLSQSHLECYVQLNNEVKQVLDEKVKSTVPVVVEVFHTDTGASNHSSISDSMLRSSARRVNIKPRRADKQRRRCRVLHSRSHKGEEMTNSITMEDADLATVGTRSSENGFSRRLLRSYSCPEIPSLCPHDTPWTTSLHSPHHSRTHTSHQHQSSHTPFVPNAHKSLRRARRHTVCSVEVEREIAPLCLRKEVYPSRRSAPYDSFTQHLSPCLALSPSTSLSTLASCFLSSPLAFLSKKVDSRGAAASPSTSTHVSSPTSSSFLTSPSSSSTWHLPGFLQRSDSSRITSDTSSSGNPLECEIERRQQSEEEDDGEDTSSSSQEYEDVGLREEKALSDSEIKVVQKHEERGKVSSIRIRKTLPKPQNNLTPMGLPKPIRLKKKEFSLEEIYTNKNFNKPPESRLETIFEVPLNRRNGSESWFGQRRVKRYLEFLEVGEARKPKKPLVGVGKAGISSSRTRRGGFSKDEPSLSVQDVDSLLCAKLDQLNLWLIHDQKDS
- the prr14 gene encoding uncharacterized protein prr14 isoform X2, producing the protein MDEDAISPNPFCSAPPHSEPPPPLLPLSSITPSFAKDGISGHRRSGRIQGIRAQTSKKQSNTYSGATRKPSRQIPSPTKRREIGSMVQVSQSKLSRVESTQVHEKQNKDGFDFSFAAECQNEKTDQKSPQKKSNISAAENVVEQVADNTGQNLDGTKSDMDSCGGMAFGHTVENASAPKGWVIGPLIQSFKSKMASFTEIVMSPVKLFRANSPPLSMEHSDKLTECELQADETSYVEPSNMFQPVGQSENRNQEAEANQQWRSDIEIAQKGKTGALKYSKKLAFDVDLSTHSSEQGDECAITREEKNSPDSVPLQDSPLPCIVSKQVSESVGSVIRSSILLEPSINLSASRESKLKISSAMEEQDKQPVWLKPLPRKRTGNRCESKEVISKPLTSEVIKEESDLEVSEQLSQKNSVKSNKANSTNTDQTQSLSSSVCYTQLETNCLQPDDNDDYDVKKMESCGLVRQSLWNNVNDSANGRTLKPTLDAQQLENHLNPDTSSAAGLGRSKRGLKLSCHSQELVKRKKLTGDICSEDTKSQHLLNVASDLGLLRGLRPPRKEGVSTNTIVDREERLKPLRKRQAVSTRANTKGKGEQEILPTINEAVLNTQTESSPDAMLVCSLDKISGVSENNQKGSCSSKTKPSGSCKRLKTRTGLSKPDVNIDSMDLETTVAITSTRQAQQEPLSEILVRPDRKQLHSTSKCRNTNKKPLKRKLPTQASSMTDSDSTLVSSSSVLVLEPLELTPTDLNTSPPVQREENLKTGLNQPSKISKKGLRGAVTSSQSGGTQETKQCISNLHLITKESQSKEGKGKISTDPVYFEMTPFEGNHQPVLSLSQSHLECYVQLNNEVKQVLDEKVKSTVPVVVEVFHTDTGASNHSSISDSMLRSSARRVNIKPRRADKQRRRCRVLHSRSHKGEEMTNSITMEDADLATVGTRSSENGFSRRLLRSYSCPEIPSLCPHDTPWTTSLHSPHHSRTHTSHQHQSSHTPFVPNAHKSLRRARRHTVCSVEVEREIAPLCLRKEVYPSRRSAPYDSFTQHLSPCLALSPSTSLSTLASCFLSSPLAFLSKKVDSRGAAASPSTSTHVSSPTSSSFLTSPSSSSTWHLPGFLQRSDSSRITSDTSSSGNPLECEIERRQQSEEEDDGEDTSSSSQEYEDVGLREEKALSDSEIKVVQKHEERGKVSSIRIRKTLPKPQNNLTPMGLPKPIRLKKKEFSLEEIYTNKNFNKPPESRLETIFEVPLNRRNGSESWFGQRRVKRYLEFLEVGEARKPKKPLVGVGKAGISSSRTRRGGFSKDEPSLSVQDVDSLLCAKLDQLNLWLIHDQKDS